Proteins encoded in a region of the Populus alba chromosome 13, ASM523922v2, whole genome shotgun sequence genome:
- the LOC118042776 gene encoding uncharacterized protein, which translates to MAGNREVGFPKTTASSLREQLARTTLSRVRARGHPYLELREDGKRFIFFCTLCLSPCYSDTILLDHLRGNLHTERLSAAKATLLKPNPWPFSDGIHFFDASSGNEEQLAIKDGKESSRFLKFEENSDNLAIVKYVENLKPGCDTVVGENLSGSDEGSDLVIPSVRLKEEVSDLKARHVGSGQIAARMYEKKDGSNEISRIWCEWLGKKSSNDEDKVKVLDHDFGVVTFAYDYELGKSGLFDDVKLLLSSSAPALTENDQGGNWKRKRSVSEPEDVSRSLTNQYGLCEEESSKTTCASSNLVLDRYDDQLMHTRFISSKTVRREVRKQQRIAAEKMCDICQQKMLPEKDVATLWNRKTGKLACSSRNVYGAFHVFHTSCLIHWILYCEFEIVRNQTVSTKGGRRSRKKNGTKSNTTGKDGTVNVLTNPIVSVFCPDCQGTGVNIEGDEFEKPLTPLSEMFKYKIKVSEGHRGWMKNPEILENCSTGFHFPSQSGEPVQEKVVPLKLLHFYRPEE; encoded by the exons ATGGCTGGAAATCGTGAAGTTGGGTTCCCGAAGACAACTGCAAGTAGTTTAAGGGAACAGTTAGCAAGAACTACGCTTAGTAGAGTGAGAGCACGAGGACACCCTTATTTGGAGCTTCGCGAGGATGGCAAGCGGTTCATATTCTTTTGTACTTTGTGTCTTTCCCCGTGCTATAGTGATACCATTTTGCTTGATCACTTGAGGGGTAATCTTCATACCGAGAGGTTATCTGCTGCGAAAGCTACTCTTTTGAAACCGAACCCATGGCCCTTTAGTGACGGGATTCATTTCTTTGATGCTTCGAGTGGGAATGAGGAACAGTTGGCAATCAAGGATGGTAAAGAGAGTAGTAGGTTCTTGAAGTTCGAAGAGAACAGTGATAATCTTGCAATTGTTAAATATGTTGAAAATCTTAAACCTGGTTGTGATACGGTTGTTGGTGAGAATTTAAGTGGTAGTGATGAGGGTTCTGATCTGGTGATTCCGAGTGTGCGCCTTAAAGAAGAAGTTTCTGATTTGAAAGCAAGGCATGTGGGTTCTGGACAGATTGCTGCCAGGATGTATGAGAAGAAGGATGGTTCAAATGAGATCAGTAGAATATGGTGTGAATGGCTGGGGAAAAAGAGTTCTAATGATGAGGATAAGGTCAAGGTTTTAGATCATGACTTTGGTGTTGTAACTTTTGCTTATGATTATGAATTGGGAAAGAGTGGATTGTTTGATGATGTGAAGCTATTGCTCTCTTCTAGTGCTCCAGCACTGACAGAAAATGATCAGGGGGGTAATTGGAAAAGGAAGAGATCTGTTTCTGAGCCAGAGGATGTTAGTAGATCTTTGACTAATCAGTATGGTTTATGCGAGGAAGAATCTTCAAAGACAACTTGTGCCTCTTCTAATTTGGTGCTGGATCGATATGATGATCAGCTTATGCACACCAGATTTATATCAAGCAAGACAGTAAGGCGAGAGGTAAGAAAGCAACAGCGCATAGCAGCAGAAAAAATGTGTGATATCTGTCAGCAAAAGATGCTTCCTGAGAAAGACGTAGCAACGCTTTGGAACAGGAAGACTGGAAAACTTGCTTGCAGTAGCAGAAATGTGTATGGG gCATTTCATGTGTTTCACACTTCTTGCCTTATACACTGGATACTCTACTGTGAGTTTGAAATTGTTCGAAATCAGACAGTCAGTACCAAAGGGGGACGAAGATCTAGGAAAAAGAATGGAACCAAATCAAATACAACTGGAAAGGATGGAACAGTGAATGTTTTGACAAACCCAATTGTTTCTGTGTTCTGTCCAGACTGCCAAGGCACCGGTGTGAACATTGAGGGAGATGAGTTTGAGAAGCCACTTACCCCTCTTTCAGAA ATGTTCAAGTACAAGATCAAAGTGAGTGAGGGACATAGAGGATGGATGAAAAATCCAGAGATCTTGGAGAATTGCTCAACAGGTTTTCATTTCCCTTCACAATCTGGAGAACCAGTTCAG gaaaaggtGGTGCCGCTGAAGTTGCTGCATTTCTATAGACCGGAAGAGTAG